The following DNA comes from Candidatus Flexicrinis proximus.
GGCCACCGGCTGATGAACACGGTGCTCTCGCACCACTATATTTTCATGACCGGTAACCAGCTCCCTGTACTGCGCCACATCGCGCCGATCTTCGGGCTGGAGATCGACGTCATTTAGTCCCTGGCACACAGCGGCCAGCGCTGAGTCTGGCCGCGATAAAGGCGCTCTGCCGCAGGCATCGCCCGTCGGCACGACCGGAACGTGACAGATCGCAGGTTCATTCGAGGAGATACAGAGATGAAAGTCGGCATCGACAGTTATTGTTTCCATCGTTTTTTCGGCGAGGTCTATGATGGACAGCCACAGCCGTCCAAGCGTATGACCATGGAAGATTTCCTGTCCTTTGCGAAGGAATGCGGCGCGGACGGCGTCTCACTCGAGTCGTGCTTCTTCCCCTCGATGGACCCAGGTTGGTTCCGCGACCTGAAGGCGCAGCTCGACTCGTATGGTTTCGACCGGGTGTATGCGTGGGGACACCCCGACGGCCTGGAAGCAGGCAAAAACCGCGACGCCTATCACGATATGGTCAAGCAAATCGACAACGCCGTGATGATCGGCGCCGATGTGATGCGCGTGGTCGGCAGCAGCCTGATGTTCCGTCATGAGCCGCATCAACCGCAGCTCGACATCCTTTCGGCGTGGTTCAAAGAAGCCGTCAAGGTCGCTGAAGACAAGGGCGTCAAGCTGGCCGTTGAGAACCACATTGATTACACCGCCGCCGAGTGCCTCTGGCTCATCGAATCGGTCGGGTCGCCCAATTTCGGTCTGAACTTCGACACCGGCAACTTCCTGCGTCTGCTGGACGATCCCGTGCGCGGGATGGAAAAGCTCGCCAAATACACCTTCGCGACGCATATCAAAGACCTGAAAGTGCGTAAGGGTGCTTCGCCCACCGACTGGTTCTTCTTCAGCAGCACGCCGGTCGGCGACGGTCTGGTCGACAACCAGAAGCTGGCCCAGCTCCTGAAGGATGCCAACTACAAGGGCTTCCTGGCGGTGGAGACGGATCATCTACATCCCGATTATCACTACGATGAACACGCCGCCGTGCGCCAAAGTGTCGCCAATCTTAAGCAAATCGCGGCAAACTTAAGATAGACGGCAGGGGCGCATAGACCCTTGCGGGGTGCCGGAGACGACACTCCCGACGATCATTTGAGAGGAGTAGGGTTGTGAAAACACTCAATGTAGCGATTATCGGCACTAAATTTATGGGCAAGGCCCACAGCAATGCATGGCTCAATTCGCCGCACTTCTTCGACATGCCCGCCCGGCCTGTCCTGAAGGTCGCGTGCGGCCAGGACCGCGAAGCGCTGGCTCAGTTCGCCACGACCTGGGGCTGGGAGGAGATCGAAACTGACTGGCGTAAGGTCGTCGCCCGGCCGGATATCGACATCATCGACATCAGCCTGCCGCAGAACCTGCATCATGAAGTCGCGCTCGCGGCCGCCAAAGCCGGTAAGCACATCTTCTGCGAGAAGCCGATCGCCATGAACCTCCAGCAAGCCGAAGAAATGCTGGCTGCGGCACAGGCGGCAGGCATTGTGCACTATCTCAACCACAACTACCGGCGCGTTCCAGCCGTCATGCTGGCCCGGCAGCTGATTGACGAGGGCCGGATCGGCACGATTTATCACTGGCGCGGGGCATACCTCCAGTCGTGGATCATGGACCCGAACTTTCCGCTCACCTGGCATCTGCGTAAGGAGACCGCCGGCGCGGGTCCGAACATCGACCTCAACAGCCACAGCGTCGACCTCGCGCGCTTCCTGGTGGGAGACATCAGCGAAGTCACGGCGATGACGGCGAATTTCATCACCGAGCGTCCGCTGCCCGGTAAAGGCGCAGCGACGTTCAGCGCCGGCAGCGGCGAAGCTACCGAGATGGGCAAAGTCACCGTCGAAGATGCCGCGTTCCTGGTCGTGCGCTTTGCAAACGGCGCGCTCGGCTCGTTCGATACCAGCCGCTTTGCGACCGGTCGCAAGAACCACAACACGTTTGAAATCTACGGCAGCAAGGGCGCGATCCTGTTCGATCTGGAGCGGATGAACGAGCTTCAGTTCTTCTCGGAGGACGACCCCGCCCATGCGCAGGGCTTCCGCACCATCCTGGCGACCGAAGGCGTGCATGCCTACGTCTCCAACTGGTGGCCTCCCGGTCATACCATCGGCTATGAACACGAATTCCATCACGCCGTAGTTGATTTCGTGAAGGCCATCGTCAGCGGCAGCGAAATCCGGCCGAACTTTGTCGATGGCGTGGCCGAAACGAAAGTGCTGGAAGCGGCGCTGAAGAGCGCGGAAACCGGCCAGCGCGTCAGCATCAGCTAGAAGCTGTTATGCACTGGGTTTGTGGAGGCGCTGCCTCCACACCTCCGCGAGGGATTTACGCCCCTCGACCCCTCATCGGCGATCTTGTGGCGCTCACGCCACAAAATCGCAGTCCGAGGCGCAGGAGTGCAAACTCCCACCCCGGGGGGATGGGACTCCATCGAAAGTGCATAGCAGGTTCTAGGCAGTACCCGCTGGTTTCCAGGGTCCCCTCTGCCGCACATACCACGCAAGAGTGGGGGGAAGCCCTGGAAACTGGGGCAGTCGTCAACACAGCGACGGGCAGGGAAACCCCTGCCCAGTGGAGCGGATATGACGGAGCAGTATCTCATCGGCGTGGATCTGGGCACCGGCGCGACCAAAGCGGCCTTATACCGGCGCGACGGCACGCTGGTTGCCGAGGCCATGCTGGAAGTGCCGATCCATCACCAGCCCGGCGTGGTGACGCAGGACATGGACGATTTCTACACTACGGCGTGTCGTGCGATCCGGATGTGTATCGAACAGAGCGGCATCGACCCGCGCCGGATCGCCGCCGTCGGATTCGACAGCCAGATGGCGGGTGTCGGCGCATTGGACGAGTCGTTCCGGTCCGCCGCGCCTTTCGACAGCTGGCTCGATATGCGCTGCCAGCCGTATATCGATTACCTCGCCGCGAACCATGCCGATGCGATTACGCGGCTGACCGGCTGCCCGCCAACCTGTGATCACGGCCCCAAAATCATGTGGTCGCGCGACACACAGCCGGACGTTTACCGCCGCACGGCCAAATTCGTGATGCCGTCCTGTTATGTGGCGGGTCGCATGGCGCGCCTCAAGCCTGACGATGCTTTCATCGACTACACCTTCATTCACTTTTCCGCACTCAGCGATGCCCAGCAGGGATCATGGTCTTCGCATCTGATCGATGTGCTGGGCGTGGACGGCGCAAAACTGCCGCGCATCGTTGCGCCGTGGACGGTCATCGGCGAAGTCCGCGAGGAGGCCGCACGCGACTCCGGCCTTGCGGTCGGCACGCCGTTGGTGGCCGGCGCCGGAGATACAGCCGCGGGGGCGCTGGGCGCGGGCATCGTAAAACCGGGGATGCTGTTCGATACGGCAGGGACGGCCTCGGTTCTGGCGGCCTCCACCGATCAATTCTGCGCAGACACAGCCAACGGCGCGCTGCTCGTGATGCGCTCGGTGATCGACGGCTTGTGGACGCCGCTCGCCTACATTGCCGGGGGCGGGCTGGCCCTGCGCTGGTTCCGAGACACGTTCTACGATTCGCCGGAAACCGATGCGTACGAACGGATGGGCGCCGATGCCGCGGCCATCGCACCCGGCGCAGACGGCTTATTTTTCTCGCCGCACCTCAACGGGCGGATCTGCCCCGCCAACCCTCACATGCGCGGGGCATGGGTCGGCTTTACCTGGGGGCATACGCGCGCGCATTTCTACCGCGCAATCCTGGAGGGCGTCGCCTTCGAATACGCCTATTACCTGCGAATCCTGCGCGAACTGCTTCCCGGCCTGGCCCTCACCGAGGCACGCGTGATCGGCGGCGGGGCAAAAAGCGCCGTCTGGAATCAGATCAAGGCGGACGTGCTGGGCGTACCGGTCCAGCGCCTCCAGCGAAGCGAGTTCGCCACCTGGGGCAGCGCGCTGATCGCCGGCCACGGCGTCGGTTTATATCCCGATCTGGTCGAAGCCGCGCAGAACTCCGCGCGCCCTGACGGAAACCCATTTATCAACCGCCCCGACCAAACTGCGCTCTACGCGCCGCTGGTCAAACAATACATCTCGTGGCAGGGCACATTCAGCACCGTATTCAGGGAGAACGGGGGAACGGCCGATGCCTGAAAGCGGTTCTGCACTTAGATTGCGGAGGTGCTGCCTCCACAGCTCCGCGAAGGACTTGCGCCCCGCGGCCCCTTATCGTGAGGTGCAGGAGTTTGCACTCCTGCCGGGGTCTGGGGTGGAACTCCAACAAAAGCGCATAACACGCTCTGATCACTCGCTGGCAGGCCGGTATTCTACGGGTCCCAGAGCTAACTTCTTCCAAGCCACGGCAGCGCTAAAAAGGATCAACCATGAATCGCAGGATTAAGGTCTGTCTGGTCGGTGCGGGACGCGCAGGGAAGGTCCACGCGGCCACCCTCACGCGCTATCTCCCGGGTGCCGAGGCCGTCGGGATTGTCGATGCCGTGCCCGAAGCGCTCAATACGATGGGCAATGAATTCGGCATCCCGGCGCGCTTCGCCTCCCTGGACCAGGCCATCGTCGGGCTGGACTTCGACGCGGTGGTCATCACCACACCGACATTTACGCACAAGAGCCTGGCTGTCACGGCGGCAAACGCCGGCAAGCACGTCTTTGTCGAGAAGCCGATGGCGATGAACCTGGCCGAGTGCGACGCCATGATCAACGCTGCCAGGCGCACCGAAGTCGTGCTGCAGCTTGGCTTCATGCGACGCTTCCCCCCGGAATTCGTGGCCGCCTATCAGCGGATCGAGGCCGGCGAAATCGGTACGCCCATGCTGGTCAAGTCGCTCACCCATGGCCCCGGCCTGCCGCCGCCCTGGGCGCGCGACCTGCATACATCAAACGGGATGCTGGCCGAGGTCAACAGCCACGACTGGGACTGTGTCCGCTGGCTGATGGGCAGCAACCCGACTCGTGTCTACGCCGAAGTCGCCAACTTCAAAGGCGCGGCGCGTGGGGTCGATACGCCGAACTTTTACGACACGGCGATC
Coding sequences within:
- a CDS encoding xylulose kinase, coding for MTEQYLIGVDLGTGATKAALYRRDGTLVAEAMLEVPIHHQPGVVTQDMDDFYTTACRAIRMCIEQSGIDPRRIAAVGFDSQMAGVGALDESFRSAAPFDSWLDMRCQPYIDYLAANHADAITRLTGCPPTCDHGPKIMWSRDTQPDVYRRTAKFVMPSCYVAGRMARLKPDDAFIDYTFIHFSALSDAQQGSWSSHLIDVLGVDGAKLPRIVAPWTVIGEVREEAARDSGLAVGTPLVAGAGDTAAGALGAGIVKPGMLFDTAGTASVLAASTDQFCADTANGALLVMRSVIDGLWTPLAYIAGGGLALRWFRDTFYDSPETDAYERMGADAAAIAPGADGLFFSPHLNGRICPANPHMRGAWVGFTWGHTRAHFYRAILEGVAFEYAYYLRILRELLPGLALTEARVIGGGAKSAVWNQIKADVLGVPVQRLQRSEFATWGSALIAGHGVGLYPDLVEAAQNSARPDGNPFINRPDQTALYAPLVKQYISWQGTFSTVFRENGGTADA
- a CDS encoding Gfo/Idh/MocA family oxidoreductase, giving the protein MKTLNVAIIGTKFMGKAHSNAWLNSPHFFDMPARPVLKVACGQDREALAQFATTWGWEEIETDWRKVVARPDIDIIDISLPQNLHHEVALAAAKAGKHIFCEKPIAMNLQQAEEMLAAAQAAGIVHYLNHNYRRVPAVMLARQLIDEGRIGTIYHWRGAYLQSWIMDPNFPLTWHLRKETAGAGPNIDLNSHSVDLARFLVGDISEVTAMTANFITERPLPGKGAATFSAGSGEATEMGKVTVEDAAFLVVRFANGALGSFDTSRFATGRKNHNTFEIYGSKGAILFDLERMNELQFFSEDDPAHAQGFRTILATEGVHAYVSNWWPPGHTIGYEHEFHHAVVDFVKAIVSGSEIRPNFVDGVAETKVLEAALKSAETGQRVSIS
- a CDS encoding sugar phosphate isomerase/epimerase; translation: MKVGIDSYCFHRFFGEVYDGQPQPSKRMTMEDFLSFAKECGADGVSLESCFFPSMDPGWFRDLKAQLDSYGFDRVYAWGHPDGLEAGKNRDAYHDMVKQIDNAVMIGADVMRVVGSSLMFRHEPHQPQLDILSAWFKEAVKVAEDKGVKLAVENHIDYTAAECLWLIESVGSPNFGLNFDTGNFLRLLDDPVRGMEKLAKYTFATHIKDLKVRKGASPTDWFFFSSTPVGDGLVDNQKLAQLLKDANYKGFLAVETDHLHPDYHYDEHAAVRQSVANLKQIAANLR
- a CDS encoding Gfo/Idh/MocA family oxidoreductase, with protein sequence MNRRIKVCLVGAGRAGKVHAATLTRYLPGAEAVGIVDAVPEALNTMGNEFGIPARFASLDQAIVGLDFDAVVITTPTFTHKSLAVTAANAGKHVFVEKPMAMNLAECDAMINAARRTEVVLQLGFMRRFPPEFVAAYQRIEAGEIGTPMLVKSLTHGPGLPPPWARDLHTSNGMLAEVNSHDWDCVRWLMGSNPTRVYAEVANFKGAARGVDTPNFYDTAIVNIKFESGGLGSISGVCPCDYGYDARVEIIGEKGIMQIGQMEGQPIVVCTDRDHGLVQPIFRTWPQRFEWAYIREMEHFIECIRAGSPPAAGGDEGRWAVACVLAGTRSLLEERPVKLSEIFEAV